The genomic interval GAGGTCCGCGATCCGGCTGTGCGCGATCCGAAGCCGCCCGGGGGGATGCTCTCCGACTGCGTATTCAATCTCGACCGGACGTCAACAGCAGCCGGCCACCGGGCGGGACGGCGCCCATGAGGGTCGCCCAGGTGATCTACGGGTAATCAATCATGCTCCGGGCATAGCAGCGCCGATCTGGGCGGGCAGTCCGTTCAACGAGACTCCTCGTCCCGCAGGTCACCCGTCGATCGTGCGGGACGAAGGGCCTGCGTGCCTGCGATGAACGTCTCGATGCTCAGATCGAGTTGGGCGCGGTCATATGTGTCGATGGCTGCTGCGGCAAGCCGCGCGAGGTTGGGGTGTGTCTCGGGCGGGAAGGCAGCCAGCCCCTCCCTCAGCATCGCGGGACGCGGAGGCGCGCCTCCTCCCGTGACGTACACAACGTCTCGGCCGTGAGCAACGCACAGGTTCGACAACATCGCCAACGTGCGAACGGTCTCCTCGTCGGTGAAACCGGCGTCGTACAGTCGACCGACCAGACCTTCGGTCGGTCCCACGAACTTCGTGATCAGAGCGGCGTCGGGGCGTAGGTGTTCCGAGAAATCCGCCGCGGCGATCATGCCCTCGACCAGAGCGTGTGCGTAGGCACGCAC from Streptomyces sp. NBC_01288 carries:
- a CDS encoding TetR/AcrR family transcriptional regulator C-terminal domain-containing protein encodes the protein MDSQVASGGRRGRGKRAGISLAQIVTSARAMGARAVTMQAVADDLGVDRKAINHHVRDLATLLQLAALDAFAEGSDGYSIRADATWQDAVRAYAHALVEGMIAAADFSEHLRPDAALITKFVGPTEGLVGRLYDAGFTDEETVRTLAMLSNLCVAHGRDVVYVTGGGAPPRPAMLREGLAAFPPETHPNLARLAAAAIDTYDRAQLDLSIETFIAGTQALRPARSTGDLRDEESR